In Aquimarina sp. TRL1, a single window of DNA contains:
- a CDS encoding RluA family pseudouridine synthase, whose product MKTLSNTSNLIVLYEDNHIIIVNKRPGDIVQGDKTGDQPLSEVVKDYIAEKYNKPGAVYLGVVHRLDRPTSGIVVFARTSKALTRLNKVFANKEIQKTYWAVVQPAPKQPQATLVHWLKRNTKQNKSYAHQNEVSESKKASLSYRVLKKLQRFQLLEIDLHTGRHHQIRAQLSAIGCHIKGDLKYGASRSNKNGSIHLHARKLQFTHPVKKEAMTIIAPPPSDSVWDDCL is encoded by the coding sequence TTGAAAACACTTTCTAATACATCGAATTTGATTGTTTTATATGAAGACAATCATATTATAATTGTCAATAAACGTCCAGGAGACATTGTACAGGGTGACAAAACCGGAGATCAGCCACTTAGTGAGGTGGTCAAAGACTATATTGCTGAAAAATACAATAAACCTGGTGCAGTATACCTGGGGGTTGTTCACCGTTTGGACAGACCTACCAGTGGTATTGTTGTTTTTGCCCGAACCAGTAAAGCGTTAACCCGATTAAACAAGGTATTTGCCAACAAGGAAATACAAAAAACCTATTGGGCTGTAGTACAACCAGCCCCTAAACAACCACAAGCAACACTTGTTCATTGGTTAAAGCGAAATACCAAACAGAACAAATCATATGCGCATCAAAACGAAGTTTCTGAAAGTAAAAAAGCAAGTTTGTCGTATCGTGTATTAAAAAAACTACAGCGCTTTCAGTTACTGGAAATCGACCTGCATACAGGAAGGCATCATCAAATTCGTGCCCAGCTGTCAGCTATTGGTTGTCATATCAAAGGGGATTTAAAATACGGGGCATCTCGAAGTAATAAAAATGGAAGCATTCACCTGCATGCCAGAAAATTACAATTTACACATCCTGTAAAAAAAGAAGCCATGACAATTATTGCCCCTCCTCCTTCTGATTCTGTATGGGATGATTGTCTCTAA